The segment ACGTTTCCTCACGATGATGGAGAACTACGCCACCTTCAATTTCGGCAACAGCTTCTTCCAGGAGCGTAGCGTCATCGACCTTGTGCTCGACAAGATGCCTGTGTCGATCAGCCTCGGGCTCTGGACCACGTTGCTCACCTATCTGATCTCGATCCCGCTGGGCATTCGAAAGGCGGTCCATGACGGCAGCCGGTTCGATATCTGGACCAGCGGCGTGATCATTTTCGGCAACGCAGTGCCGTCATTCCTGTTCGCGGTTCTCCTGATCGTTTTATTCGCCGGCGGCAGCTTCGTGGACTGGTTTCCCTTGCGCGGGCTCGTGTCCGACAACTGGTCCGAGCTCAGCCTGCTCGGCAAAATCGGTGACTATTTCTGGCACCTGACCCTGCCGCTGCTGGCCCTGACGATCGGGGCCTTCGCCGGCCTGACGATGCTGACCAAGAACTCGTTTCTGGATCAGATCAATCAGCAATATGTCGTCACCGCCCGGGCGAAGGGCCTGACCGAGAAGCGCGTGCTTTACGGGCACGTCTTCCGGAACGGCATGCTGATCGTGATCGCCGGTTTTCCGTCCGCATTCATCGGCATTCTGTTCACCGGTTCGTTGCTCATCGAGGTGATCTTCTCCCTCGACGGGCTGGGGCTGCTCGGGTTCGAGGCGGCGCTGAACCGCGACTTCCCGGTCCTGTTCGGGACCCTGTTCTTCTTCTCCCTGCTCGGGCTGGTGATGAACCTGATCGGCGATCTCGCCTATGTGGCTGTGGACCCCCGCATCGATTTCGAAAGCCGCGAGGTTTGAGATGACGGTCGCGGACGACACCCGGTACGACCCTGCCGAACGCCGCCGCCTGCTGGGCGTGGCAATCACGCCGATGACAGCGCGAAGGCTGGTCAATTTTCGTGCCAACAAGCGCGGCTATTGGTCCATGTGGATTTTCCTTGTGCTGTTCCTATTCACCCTGTTTGCCGAGTTCATCGCCAACGACAAACCCCTGCTGGTACGTTTCGACGGCGACTTCTACACGCCCGTCTTCAACAGCTATCCCGAAACCGTTTTCGGCGGCGACTTCGAGACCGAGGCGGATTACGCCGACCCCTTCGTCGTCGAGCTGATTGAGGAAAAGGGCTGGCTGGTGATGCCGCTCATTCCCTACAGCTTCGACACGCCGGTAACGGACCTTACCGTGCCCGCGCCCTCGCCGCCGTCCCTGCAGAACTGGCTCGGCACCGACGATCAGGCCCGCGACGTCACGGCGCGACTGATCTACGGGTTCCGGATATCGGTGCTGTTCGGTTTCACCCTCACAGTCTTCGCCAGCGTGATCGGTGTCGCGGCCGGGGCCGTGCAGGGCTACTTCGGCGGCTGGACAGATCTTCTGTTCCAGCGCTTCATCGAAATCTGGTCGTCCCTGCCGACCCTGTTCCTGCTGATCATCCTCGCCTCCGTCGTCGAGCCCACCTTCTGGTGGCTGCTGGGCCTGATGCTGTTGTTCAGCTGGATGTCGCTTGTCGGCGTCGTACGCGCTGAATTCCTGCGCGCGCGCAACTTCGACTATGTGCGCGCGGCACGTGCGCTGGGGATGGGCAACAGGCTGATCATGTTCCGCCATGTGTTGCCGAACGCGATGGTCGCGACCCTGACTTTCCTGCCTTTCATCACGGCCGGCTCCATCACGGTCCTCACCTCCCTCGATTTCCTCGGCTTCGGCCTGCCCCCCGGGTCACCGTCGCTGGGCGAGATGCTGAAACAGGGCAAGGACAACTTCTTTGCCCCCTGGCTGGGCTTTACGTCCTTCTTCGCAATCGCGATCATGCTGAGCCTGATGATCTTCATCGGCGAGGCGGTGCGTGATGCCTTCGACCCGCGCAAGCAGATTACCGGAGACCATGGATGATGGCCGATCCATCACGCTCGAAACCCCTGCTTTCGATCAAGGACCTGTCCGTCGACTTCGCGACCCCCAGCGGGCTGGTGCACGCGGTGCGGAACGTCTCTTTTGACATCGCCCCCGGCGAGACCCTGGCCCTGGTCGGCGAGTCCGGCTCGGGGAAATCCGTCAGCGCGCTGTCCGTTCTGCAGCTCCTGCCCTACCCGACCGCGCGCCATCCGAACGGCTCGATCCGGTTCGAGGGACAGGAGCTTCTCGGCGCCGAGGAGGCAACGCTCCGCGCCATCCGCGGTAACGACGTCGCGATGATCTTTCAGGAGCCGATGACGTCGCTCAACCCGCTGCACACGATCGATAAGCAGATCAACGAGGTCCTGTTTGTCCACAAGGGGCTGGCACGCCAGGCTGCGCGCGCGCGGACGCTCGAACTGCTGAAGCTCGTTGGCCTGAACAACGCCGAGCAACGCCTCAACGCCTATCCACACGAGCTCTCGGGCGGCCAAAGACAACGCGTGATGATCGCCATGGCGCTCGCCAACGAACCCAAGCTGCTGATCGCCGACGAGCCGACCACCGCTCTCGATGTCACGATCCAGGCGCAGATCCTCGAATTGCTCGACGACCTGAAGGCCAAATTCAAGATGTCGATCCTGTTCATCACCCATGACCTGGGGATCGTGCGAAAGATGGCGGACCGGGTCGCCGTCATGCAACAGGGCGAGATCGTCGAGTTGCGTGAAACCGAGGCGCTGTTTGCCGCGCCGTCCCACAGCTACACGCAGCAATTGCTCGACGCCGAGCCCTCCGGGGCCGCGCTGGAGCCGGTGCGCGACGCGCCGAAGGTTGTCCGGGCCGACGACCTCAAGGTTCATTTTCCGATCAAGGCGGGCCTGATGCGCCGCATCGTGGACCATGTCCGCGCCGTGGACGGAATCACCCTGGAGGTGCGCGAAGGCCAGACCGTCGGGGTCGTGGGCGAATCCGGTTCCGGCAAGACCACACTCGGCCTGGCCCTGCTGCGGTTGATTTCCTCGGATGGCCCGATCGAATTCGAGGGCAACGCCATCGAGGGCCTGCGAACCAAGCAACTACGCCCGTTGCGCCGGGAGATGCAGATCGTGTTTCAGGACCCCTACGGTTCCTTGTCGCCGCGCATGTCCATCGCGCAGATCATCGCCGAGGGCCTCAAGGTCCATAACATCGGCGACACGGCCGCCGCGCGCGACGCGATGATCGTCCAGGTGATGGAGGAAGTCGGCCTCGACCCCGACTCCCGGCACCGCTATCCCCATGAATTCTCGGGCGGTCAGCGGCAACGGGTGGCAATCGCCAGGGCGCTGGTGTTGAAACCCAAATTCATCGTGCTGGACGAGCCGACCTCGGCGCTCGATCGTTCGGTACAGGCCCAGATCATCGATCTCTTGCGTGGCCTGCAGGAGAAATACAAGCTCGCCTATCTGTTCATCAGCCACGACCTGAAGGTCGTGCGGGCAATCTCCAACCATGTGATCGTCATGCAGAACGGCAAGGTCGTCGAGCAGGGTCCCGCGACGGAGATATTCGATAGCCCCCGCGAGGACTATACCAAGGCGCTGATGGCCGCCGCCTTCGATCTTGCCGCGGTCGGCGCCGGCGACACGGTATCGACCTGAGTCACGGTTGATTGCCCATGGCCGTCCTGATCATCGCTTCCCATGACCGCCCCGATTGGTGGGCCCGTGAACTCCAGCAGCGCGAGCCCGACCTCGACGTGCGGATCTGGCCCGATGTCGGTGATCCGGCCGAGATTACCTACGTGCTCGCCTGGAAACCGCCCGCCGGCGTACTGGCCAGCCTGCCCAACCTCGCCATCGTCTTCTCGCTCGGCGCCGGGGTGGATCATCTGTTCGCCGACCCGGATTTCCCCACACGCGTCGCTGTCGTGCGCGTGGTCGACCCCTATCTGACGGCGGGCATCCGCGAGTATGTGCTGCTTCATACGCTGCGCTATCACAGAAATCAGCCCGCGCTCGACCAGCAGCAGCGCGACCATGTCTGGGACGATCGCGCGCGTGAACTGCGCCAGGCCGACGAGCAGGGTGTCGGCATTCTCGGGCTCGGCGAACTGGGCCGGGCCTGCGCCGAAATGCTTGCGGGCCTCAACTTCGATGTCGCCGGCTGGAGCCGGACGCCAAAGGATATCCCGGGGGTCACCTGCTTCGACGGGCGGGGCGGCCTCGACGCATTGCTCGGCCGCTCACGCATCCTCATCTGCCTGCTCCCGCTCACACCCGAGACAGAAGGCACCCTCTGCGCGAACCTGTTCTCGAAGCTGCCCAAGGGCGCTTACCTGATCAACGCGGCGCGCGGCGGGCATCTGGTCGAGGAAGATCTGATTCCCGCGCTGGAAGACGGACGTCTCGCACACGCCACGCTCGACGTCTTTCGCCAGGAACCTTTGCCCGGCGATCATCCTTTCTGGGATCACTCCCAGATCACGGTCACGCCCCACAATGCGGCCATCACCGACCCGCGCAGCGTCGTCACCCAGATCTTCGACGATATCGGCCGGCACGGGCGAGGCGAGGCGCTGTCCAACCCGGTGGATACGGCGCTCGGCTACTAACGCGTACGCACCTACGCCATCTCGATCAGGCACCATTTCCGGAATGCCGGACGCGCCGACAGCGCCTCGTACCAACGCCGCAGGTTGGGCAGGTCAGGCCGCTCGATGTCGAGGCTGAAAAACCGGTGGGCGATGGGCCCGAGCGGGATATCCGCCAGCGTGAATTCATCGCCGGCAACATGCGCGGTCTTGCCAAGCTGCCCGTCAAGAATGGTCATGCCGCGCGCCCAGGCCTGGCGGGAGGCCTCGATCTTCGCATTGTCCCGGTCTTCGGGCTTCGTGCGCACCAATCCCACCAGCACGGTGCCCTGATGCGGCGCCACGACCGACAGCTCCCAGTCCATCCAGCGCTCGACCAGATTCCGCGCCTCAAACTCCGACGGATAAAGCGGGCTTTTATGCTTGCGAGCGAGATAGCGGATCACGCTGTTCGATTCCCACATCACGAAGTCATCGTCGATGACGGTCGGCACCTTGCCGTTCGGGTTCAATGCCAGATATTCCGGCGTGTCATTCTGGCCGAACGCACCGCCGATATCATTGTCATGATCATAGGCAAGCCCGGCTTCGTCACAGAACCACAGCACCTTCTGGACATTCGTGGACGTCGCGCGCCCGAGAATTTTCAACATCCCAGATCTCCCTTGGTCGAAAACAGGAGGGTCGAAAAACAGAAGGGCCGCACCAGGTGCGACCCTTCAGTCTCGCGTTCCCCCGATATGACTCCGGGTCTACTCCGCCGCTTCGGCCATATCATGGCCTGCGCGTGCGGTTATCTCGTCGAGCGCCGGTTTCACCACCTCATTGAACTGGGTCATGTTCTTGATGACCTTGTCCTTCGGCATCTGCGCATAGTGATAGATCAGCGTGATGTATTCGGCCGGCATCGCTTCCCACTGGGCGACCAGCTGATCGCGGACCGAGTCCGCCGTACCGATGCAGTACAGGCCGGAATCGAGCATTGAGCCAATGACATCGGCTTCATCGAGCTTCCGGCGGCCCATCGCGGCGTAGAAGTTCTTCCAGATGTCGAAATCATGGGCCATCACCGCATCGACCGCCGCATCGTAACTTTCGGCGATCTGCAGCCAGCGCACGATGTTCTGGTTCTGGCCCGGCAACCAGTTGAAGCCGTTCGCGGCCGCAGTCTCGGCATACTGTTTGCCGAGCGGTGCAGCCGTGTTGATGTCGGTGAAATAGGTCGGGATGAAGCCCATGCGCGCGTTGTAGTCGATCGTCTCGGGGCTGCCGCTGCCTGACACGAAGACCGGCGGGTGCGGGTCCTGATAGGGCGACGGGCAGACACTGACATTCACCACATTGTTGTTCTCGTCGACCTCATCCAGGGCGCCGAGGCGCTGGGTGACACCGAC is part of the Alphaproteobacteria bacterium genome and harbors:
- a CDS encoding glutathione S-transferase, translated to MLKILGRATSTNVQKVLWFCDEAGLAYDHDNDIGGAFGQNDTPEYLALNPNGKVPTVIDDDFVMWESNSVIRYLARKHKSPLYPSEFEARNLVERWMDWELSVVAPHQGTVLVGLVRTKPEDRDNAKIEASRQAWARGMTILDGQLGKTAHVAGDEFTLADIPLGPIAHRFFSLDIERPDLPNLRRWYEALSARPAFRKWCLIEMA
- a CDS encoding glyoxylate/hydroxypyruvate reductase A; the protein is MAVLIIASHDRPDWWARELQQREPDLDVRIWPDVGDPAEITYVLAWKPPAGVLASLPNLAIVFSLGAGVDHLFADPDFPTRVAVVRVVDPYLTAGIREYVLLHTLRYHRNQPALDQQQRDHVWDDRARELRQADEQGVGILGLGELGRACAEMLAGLNFDVAGWSRTPKDIPGVTCFDGRGGLDALLGRSRILICLLPLTPETEGTLCANLFSKLPKGAYLINAARGGHLVEEDLIPALEDGRLAHATLDVFRQEPLPGDHPFWDHSQITVTPHNAAITDPRSVVTQIFDDIGRHGRGEALSNPVDTALGY
- a CDS encoding ABC transporter permease, producing the protein MTARRLVNFRANKRGYWSMWIFLVLFLFTLFAEFIANDKPLLVRFDGDFYTPVFNSYPETVFGGDFETEADYADPFVVELIEEKGWLVMPLIPYSFDTPVTDLTVPAPSPPSLQNWLGTDDQARDVTARLIYGFRISVLFGFTLTVFASVIGVAAGAVQGYFGGWTDLLFQRFIEIWSSLPTLFLLIILASVVEPTFWWLLGLMLLFSWMSLVGVVRAEFLRARNFDYVRAARALGMGNRLIMFRHVLPNAMVATLTFLPFITAGSITVLTSLDFLGFGLPPGSPSLGEMLKQGKDNFFAPWLGFTSFFAIAIMLSLMIFIGEAVRDAFDPRKQITGDHG
- a CDS encoding microcin C ABC transporter permease YejB gives rise to the protein MLAYIIRRLLLIIPTLFGIMLINFAIIQTAPGGPVEQIIAQIQGNAVDATSRVSGGGSDLNQDSLGEQQRLDQGGGFESKYRGARGLPPELIAEIEAMVGFDKPIHERFLTMMENYATFNFGNSFFQERSVIDLVLDKMPVSISLGLWTTLLTYLISIPLGIRKAVHDGSRFDIWTSGVIIFGNAVPSFLFAVLLIVLFAGGSFVDWFPLRGLVSDNWSELSLLGKIGDYFWHLTLPLLALTIGAFAGLTMLTKNSFLDQINQQYVVTARAKGLTEKRVLYGHVFRNGMLIVIAGFPSAFIGILFTGSLLIEVIFSLDGLGLLGFEAALNRDFPVLFGTLFFFSLLGLVMNLIGDLAYVAVDPRIDFESREV
- a CDS encoding ABC transporter ATP-binding protein; translated protein: MMADPSRSKPLLSIKDLSVDFATPSGLVHAVRNVSFDIAPGETLALVGESGSGKSVSALSVLQLLPYPTARHPNGSIRFEGQELLGAEEATLRAIRGNDVAMIFQEPMTSLNPLHTIDKQINEVLFVHKGLARQAARARTLELLKLVGLNNAEQRLNAYPHELSGGQRQRVMIAMALANEPKLLIADEPTTALDVTIQAQILELLDDLKAKFKMSILFITHDLGIVRKMADRVAVMQQGEIVELRETEALFAAPSHSYTQQLLDAEPSGAALEPVRDAPKVVRADDLKVHFPIKAGLMRRIVDHVRAVDGITLEVREGQTVGVVGESGSGKTTLGLALLRLISSDGPIEFEGNAIEGLRTKQLRPLRREMQIVFQDPYGSLSPRMSIAQIIAEGLKVHNIGDTAAARDAMIVQVMEEVGLDPDSRHRYPHEFSGGQRQRVAIARALVLKPKFIVLDEPTSALDRSVQAQIIDLLRGLQEKYKLAYLFISHDLKVVRAISNHVIVMQNGKVVEQGPATEIFDSPREDYTKALMAAAFDLAAVGAGDTVST